The genomic interval CAGCCTCCTGGCAATGAACGCCACTATAGAAGCGGCCCATGCTGGTGAGACCGGAAAGGGCTTCGCAGTGGTCGCGGATGAAATACGAAAGTTCGCGATATTGAACAACAGCAATTCCAAGCGTATACGTACGGTAATTCAGAATACGACCAAGAGAATAGAGGATATATTCAACGGCAGCAGCGAACTGCTGAACGACTTTGGACAGATTATATCGGAGACCCACGGGTCCGACAATGCACTGTCGGAGATAAGCGGCAGTATACAGGAGATATCGCTCGGAAGCAACGAGATCATGAAGGCGATGAATGCACTCAATACCACCACCGATCAAATCCAGAGAAGGATGGGAGAAATTCGTACGAGTATTGCTGATACTACCAGCGCTATTAAAAACGTATATTCCATCGGTAATGAGGTAAATACTGAAATTGACGAGTTTGAGTCCAAGATGCATGAAATCGGACAACTGATAATCAGGCTAAACAGTCTTAACAGCGAAAACAGCCAGGTCATTCATGAGCTGAACGCAGAGATGGAGAAATTCATCCTGCCAGCAGCGGAAGGTACTCTGGTGAAAGTGGATTTATAGAAAATATTAAAATAAGAATGAATAAAATACATAGACAAATAAAAACGAACAATAAATATTTTTTTACATGAGGGGAATAATAAAACATTCTGGACATGTATCCGGATAAAGCAGGAGGAAACAAATGGCTGAAGATTTTGTATGGGTCGATTTTGATCTGCTCGAACGTTTCATGGTGGATGCATTTACTGCAATTGGAATTCCTAAAGATGAGGCTGCCATCTGTGCGGATGTATTGATTACATCGGATAAGCGTGGAATCGACTCACACGGAATCGGTCGGTTCAAACGGATATACATTGACCGGATTACCGACGGCATTCTGAATACGAAGACTGAATTCGAGGTAGTGAAGGATGGTCCGACAACTGCGGTAGTGGACGGACACAACGGTATGGGAATGGCTATCGGCAAACGGTCGATGCAGATGGCCATCGATAAGGCCAGGAAGTATGGGATAGGTATGGTTGCCGTGCGGAATACCACTCATTACGGGATCGCCGGCTACTACGCACTGATGGCTATCGAGAACGGCATGATCGGGATTACAGGAACCAACGCCCGTCCCTCGATCGCCCCGACATTCGGAGTGGAGAACATGCTCGGGACCAATCCACTTACCATCGGCTTTCCGACGGACGAAGAATTCCCCTTTGTCCTGGACTGTGCTACATCTGTCTCTCAGCGCGGCAAGATCGAAGCCTATGCAAGAATGGGAAAAGATCTTCCCAAAGGATGGGTCATCAGCAAGGACGGCAGTTCGAATACCAATTCCACCCAGGTCCTGAAAGATCTGGTGGTGGGAACTGCGGCCCTGGCGCCTCTCGGCGGTATAGGCGAAGAGACTGCCGGCTACAAGGGGTACGGATACGCCACGGTTGTGGAGGTCCTTTCGGCGGCACTGCAGGACGGCAAATTCATGAAGGACCTGCTGGGATTTGACCAGAACGGGAACAAGATTCCCTATCCCCTGG from Marispirochaeta sp. carries:
- a CDS encoding Ldh family oxidoreductase, whose amino-acid sequence is MAEDFVWVDFDLLERFMVDAFTAIGIPKDEAAICADVLITSDKRGIDSHGIGRFKRIYIDRITDGILNTKTEFEVVKDGPTTAVVDGHNGMGMAIGKRSMQMAIDKARKYGIGMVAVRNTTHYGIAGYYALMAIENGMIGITGTNARPSIAPTFGVENMLGTNPLTIGFPTDEEFPFVLDCATSVSQRGKIEAYARMGKDLPKGWVISKDGSSNTNSTQVLKDLVVGTAALAPLGGIGEETAGYKGYGYATVVEVLSAALQDGKFMKDLLGFDQNGNKIPYPLGHFFIAINTEAFMGLEVFKRVAGEIMRKLRASEKMPGEDRIFTAGEKEHEAWLFRKDKGAKVDVQLQKEIIEVRDRFKLNYAFDFEK